A window from Theropithecus gelada isolate Dixy chromosome 1, Tgel_1.0, whole genome shotgun sequence encodes these proteins:
- the ADORA3 gene encoding adenosine receptor A3 isoform X5 has protein sequence MFGWNMKLTSEYHRNVTFLSCQFLSVMRMDYMVYFSFFTWIFIPLVVMCAIYLDIFYIIRNKLSQNFSNSKETGAFYGREFKTAKSLFLVLFLFALSWLPLSIINCIIYFNGEVPQLVLYMGILLSHANSMMNPIVYAYKIKKFKETYLFILKGCVVCHPSDSLDTSIEKNSE, from the coding sequence ATGTTTGGCTGGAACATGAAACTGACCTCAGAGTACCACAGAAATGTCACCTTCCTTTCATGCCAATTCCTTTCTGTCATGAGAATGGACTACATGGTATACTTCAGCTTCTTCACCTGGATTTTCATCCCCCTGGTAGTCATGTGTGCCATCTATCTTGACATCTTTTACATCATCCGGAACAAACTCAGTCAGAACTTCTCTAACTCCAAAGAGACAGGTGCATTTTATGGACGGGAGTTCAAGACAGCTAAGTCCTTGTTTCTGGTTCTTTTCTTGTTTGCTCTGTCATGGCTGCCTTTATCCATCATCAACTGCATCATCTACTTTAATGGTGAGGTACCACAGCTTGTGCTGTACATGGGCATCCTGCTGTCCCATGCCAATTCCATGATGAACCCTATCGTCTACGCctataaaataaagaagttcAAGGAAACCTACCTTTTCATCCTCAAAGGCTGTGTGGTCTGCCATCCCTCTGATTCTTTGGACACAAGCATTGAGAAGAATTCTGAGTAG
- the ADORA3 gene encoding adenosine receptor A3 isoform X2, with product MPNNSTAPSLTDVTYITMEIFIGLCAIVGNVLVVWVVKLNPSLQTTTFYFIVSLALADIAVGVLVMPLAVVVSLGITIHFYSCLFMACLLLIFTHASIMSLLAIAVDRYLRVKLTVRYKRVTTHRRIWLALGLCWLVSFLVGLTPMFGWNMKLTSEYHRNVTFLSCQFLSVMRMDYMVYFSFFTWIFIPLVVMCAIYLDIFYIIRNKLSQNFSNSKETGAFYGREFKTAKSLFLVLFLFALSWLPLSIINCIIYFNGEVPQLVLYMGILLSHANSMMNPIVYAYKIKKFKETYLFILKGCVVCHPSDSLDTSIEKNSE from the exons ATGCCCAACAACAGCACTGCTCCGTCATTGACCGATGTTACCTACATCACCATGGAGATTTTCATTGGACTCTGTGCCATAGTGGGCAACGTGCTGGTCGTCTGGGTGGTCAAGCTGAACCCCAGCCTGCAGACCACCACCTTCTATTTCATTGTCTCTCTAGCCCTGGCTGACATTGCTGTTGGGGTGCTGGTCATGCCTTTGGCCGTTGTCGTCAGTCTGGGCATCACAATCCACTTCTACAGCTGCCTTTTTATGGCCTGCCTACTGCTGATCTTTACCCACGCCTCCATCATGTCCTTGCTGGCCATCGCTGTGGACCGATACTTGCGGGTCAAGCTTACCGTCAG ATACAAGAGGGTCACAACTCACAGAAGAATATGGCTGGCCCTGGGCCTTTGCTGGCTGGTGTCATTCCTGGTGGGACTGACCCCCATGTTTGGCTGGAACATGAAACTGACCTCAGAGTACCACAGAAATGTCACCTTCCTTTCATGCCAATTCCTTTCTGTCATGAGAATGGACTACATGGTATACTTCAGCTTCTTCACCTGGATTTTCATCCCCCTGGTAGTCATGTGTGCCATCTATCTTGACATCTTTTACATCATCCGGAACAAACTCAGTCAGAACTTCTCTAACTCCAAAGAGACAGGTGCATTTTATGGACGGGAGTTCAAGACAGCTAAGTCCTTGTTTCTGGTTCTTTTCTTGTTTGCTCTGTCATGGCTGCCTTTATCCATCATCAACTGCATCATCTACTTTAATGGTGAGGTACCACAGCTTGTGCTGTACATGGGCATCCTGCTGTCCCATGCCAATTCCATGATGAACCCTATCGTCTACGCctataaaataaagaagttcAAGGAAACCTACCTTTTCATCCTCAAAGGCTGTGTGGTCTGCCATCCCTCTGATTCTTTGGACACAAGCATTGAGAAGAATTCTGAGTAG
- the ADORA3 gene encoding adenosine receptor A3 isoform X6 yields MPNNSTAPSLTDVTYITMEIFIGLCAIVGNVLVVWVVKLNPSLQTTTFYFIVSLALADIAVGVLVMPLAVVVSLGITIHFYSCLFMACLLLIFTHASIMSLLAIAVDRYLRVKLTVSSIFLTP; encoded by the exons ATGCCCAACAACAGCACTGCTCCGTCATTGACCGATGTTACCTACATCACCATGGAGATTTTCATTGGACTCTGTGCCATAGTGGGCAACGTGCTGGTCGTCTGGGTGGTCAAGCTGAACCCCAGCCTGCAGACCACCACCTTCTATTTCATTGTCTCTCTAGCCCTGGCTGACATTGCTGTTGGGGTGCTGGTCATGCCTTTGGCCGTTGTCGTCAGTCTGGGCATCACAATCCACTTCTACAGCTGCCTTTTTATGGCCTGCCTACTGCTGATCTTTACCCACGCCTCCATCATGTCCTTGCTGGCCATCGCTGTGGACCGATACTTGCGGGTCAAGCTTACCGTCAG CTCCATCTTCCTTACCCCTTAG